The sequence below is a genomic window from Candidatus Margulisiibacteriota bacterium.
TGGGGAAACCGGAGATCCCGCCGGCCTGGCGCAGGGTGTCAAATCGTTCCAGGCGGCCGGTCAAGATCTTATGGGCATAGGCCTGGTGGCCGACATCCCAGATGATCTTGTCTTTGGGGCTTTCGAACGCGGCGTGAAGAGAGACGGCGAGTTCGACCGCACCCAGGCTGGACGCGACGTGGCCGCCGGTGACCGCGGTCACGCTAATGATCTTTTGCCTGATCTCGCCGGCGATCTGTTCCAGCTGTTTAGCCGAGAGTTCGCGCAGTGTTTCCGGCAGTTTTATCTTATCGATCAAAGTAGACATAGTAAGTGAGGAGCGTGATGACCAGGGCCAGGGTCGCCCCGGCCACAACTTCTATCGGGTCGTGCCCCAGTATCTCCTTTAATTTCTCCAGGCGGACCTTGCCGTTGGCGTAGATGTCATCGACGATCTTATTGAGCATTTCCGCCTGCTTGCCGGCGGCCCGGCGGACGCCGGTCGCATCGTACATGACAATGAGGGCAAAGACCAGCGAGATCGTGAACAAGGGAGAGTTCCAGCCCTGGGTCAGGGCAATGCCGAGGGTCAAGGCGGTGACCGACGCCGAGTGGGCCGAGGGCATGCCGCCGGCCTCAAAAAAGTGCCAGAGGTTGAACTTTTTCTCGGAGATCCAGTAGAGGACCACTTTGATCGACTGGGCCAGGAACCAGGAGATGACCACGGCGACGAAAGTGAAGTTGTTAAGCAGCGCCCTGATTATATCGATAAGATAGTGCAAGTTATTTGCTCCTTCCCGCTAGAATGGCGGACATGATCTTAAGATCTTCGGGGGTAGTCACCTTGAGGTTCTCGTACGACCCCATGACCATTTTAACCTTTATTCCCGATTTTTCAACCAGCATCGCGTCATCGGTCGCGCGGCCGGCCGGTTTGGCGTAAGCTTTTTTGATTATCTTGACCTGGAACGCCTGCGGCGTTTGGGCTTGCCAGAGATCGCTACGGTCAACTGTTTTCGTAACGCGTAATTCGTAACGCGTAACGCGTTTTATAGTATCCTTGACTGGGACGCCGACCACAACTGCCCCATGCTTCCTGGCGCCCTTGATCGAGGCGGTGAGCAGTGCCGGAGTAATGGCTGGCCGGGCGCCGTCATGGATAGCGACGATCTCCGCCGAGTCAGGCAGCCAGTCCAGCCCGTGCCGGACGGAGTCGGGACGTTCCCGGCCGCCGGCGACGATGGCGATGACCTTTTTCTGATCAAGTCGTTTGGCTAGTTTGATCTGGTCCGGCGAAACGACCAGGATGATGCCGTCGATGTCCGGGCATTTTTGGCAAGCGGCCAGGGTCCAGGCAAGCATCGGCCGCCCGTTCAGCTTAAGGAACTGCTTGCCCCGACGACGAAGGTGTCGGGGCTTGGGCCGGCCCATCCGTTGCCCGCTGCCGCCGGCGGTAATGAGAGCGATGTTCTTCATGTGAGTAGCTTACAACCTTTTTTCGTCACCAGGACCATGTCTTCGATCCGGATCCCACCCCACCCCTTGATATAAATGCCCGGTTCAATGGTAATGACCATGCCGGCCTTCAGCTTTTTCCGGCTCTTCATCGAGATCCGGGGGTGCTGATGGATCTTAACCCCCACCCCATGCCCGGTCGTGTGAATAAAGCAGTCGCCGGGACACTTCTTTTCAGAGATATGGCACGTTTTAAAGCAATAACGTTTAATGTGCTCCCGCGCGGTGATATCAACTTCGCGGCATAAGACGCCGTCTTTGACCGTCCGGATAGCTTTCGCTTGCGCGGTCTTGACGAGGTCATACAGGGCGAGGAATTTCTTGGTCGGCTGACCGACAAAAAAAGTCCTGGTGAGGTCAGAACACTGGCCTTTGTATCTTGCGCCTAAGTCGATCACCACTTGTTCGCCTTTCCTTAGGCGGTGGTTACCGGGCCGGGCATGCGGGTCAATGGACCGTTGGCCGGCGCCGACGATGATCGCAAAGGAAGGGACCGCGTTAAAAGTAGCCAGCTCATGCTTGATCCAATTAGCCAGTTCTTTTTCCGTTTGTCCGGCCTTGATCCGCAGGGAATCCATCACCCGGCAGGCTATCTCAACGGCTTTTTTCTGGGCCGGGTTCATTTCTTGATGAGACCGATAGCGGCTTGCAGCCCGAGCAGGTAGCTATTGATGCCGAAACCGGAGATCTGTCCGGCCGCGACCGGGGCGATGACCGATTTATGGCGGAACTCTTCCCGCGCGTAGATGTTGGAGAGATGGACCTCGACCGTAGGGATTTCGACCGCCGCGATCGCGTCACGGATCGCCACACTATAATGAGTATAACCAGCCGGGTTGATGACCAGCGCCTGGCAAGTCTTCCTCGCCTGGCCGATCTTTTCGACGATCTCCCCTTCGCTGTCCAGCTGGACGATCTCGAGTTCCACCCCCGCTGTCTTGGCTAGAGCGGTCAACTTGGCGTTGATCTCGTCCAAAGTGAATTTACCGTAGATCGAGACTTCCCGCTCACCCAGCAGGGCGAGGTTCGGCCCGTGGATAACTAATATTTTTGTCGCCATGATCCACCTCCTCGACTTTTAGTTTAACATATTATCAAGTCAGAGGGAAGGTGATATAATGCCTGCGGATGAGAAAAAAACGCCTCAAGCTGGATAAACTCTTCCTGGTGCTCGCCCTGGTCGTGGTCGCGGCGGTCGCCGGCCTGGCGCTCCAGATCCTGACCCAGCTGCCCGATATCGACCAGTTGAGCAGTTACGTCCCGAGCGAAAGTACCATCCTTTTCTCCTCTGACAGCAAAGTGCTGGCCCGTTTCCACCAGGAAGAGAACCGGCAGGTGGTGCCGCTCTCCAAGATCTCCCCCTACTTCCAGCAAGCGGTCATCGCCACCGAAGATCCCAACTTCTATAGCCACCACGGCCTCGATTTCTACGGCATCCTCCGGGCGACGATCAAGAATCTGGCCTATGGCCGGATCATCGAAGGGGGGAGCACCATCACCCAGCAGTTGGCGCGCAACCTTTTTCTGAACAAGCGGAAGACCTACGCGCGTAAGCTGGCCGAGGCGCTCATTGCCCTGCAGATCGAGCGGCGTTACACCAAGGAAGAGATCCTCGAGATGTACCTGAACCAGGTCTATCTCGGGCATAACGCTTACGGGATCGAGTCGGCGGCCAATCTCTATTTCGGCCGGACCGCGGCCGATCTCGACCTGGCCGAATCGGCCATGATCGCCGGCCTGATCCGCGGGCCGGAACTCTATTCTCCTTACCGTAATTTTAAGGGGTCGAAACTGCGCCAGATCGTCGTGATCAATAAAATGCTGGAGCACGGTTTTGTCAATGAGCGCGACGGCAAGCTGGCGGCGATCGAAGTGCTGGAATTTTCCCCCAAGAACCTGAAAGCGCTGGGCGAGACCGCCCCCTACTTCATCAGTTATGTCCTGCAGCAATTGACCGAGAAATACGGCGAAGAGCTGGTTTATCACGGCGGGCTCAAGGTCTACACCACCCTGGACACGAAAATGCAGGCGGCGGCCGAAGCGGTCGTGACCAAGTTCGTTTCCGGGGAAGGCAAGAGCTATAACATCTCCCAGGCGGCGCTCGTCTCCCTCGATCCCCGGACCGGCTATATCCAGGCGATGGTCGGCGGCGTGAGCTATTTTGACAGCAAGTTCAACCGGGCGGTCCAGGCCAAGCGCCAGCCGGGTTCCTCTTTCAAGCCTTTCATCTACACCGCGGCGATCGAGCAAGGGATCATGCCGGGTGAGGTCATCATGGACGTGCCGACCACCTTCCGGGTCTGGCCGAACCGCTGGAACCCTTTCGGGACCTGGGCGCCGAAGAATTTTGACGGCAAGTTTAACGGGGCGGTAACGATGCGTTACGCCCTGGAGCGATCGCTCAATATCCCGTCGATCAAACTGCTGGAGCGGGTCGGCATCCAGAGCGCGATCGATGTCGCTCATAAGATGGGGATCGCCAGCCGGCTCGAACCGGCCTTGTCCCTGGCCCTGGGCGCATCCGAAGTTTCACTTTTGGAGATGACCTCGGCCTTTGGCGTCCTGGCCAATCTTGGGCTGCGGGTCGAGCCGGCTTCCATTATTAAGATCGAGAGCCGCGACGGGGTCCAGCTTTACGCCAACAAGATCATCGAGCGCCGGGTGCTCGACGAGAACGTGGTCGCCATCATGATCGACCTGATGCGCGGCGTCCTCTCCCGCGGTACCGGTTTCCGCGGCCAGATCGACCGGCCGGCCGCCGCCAAGACCGGGACCTCCCAGGATTTCAAAGACGCCTGGTTCGTCGGTTTTGTCCCGCAGCTGGTGACCGGGGTCTGGGTCGGTAACGACAACAACGCGCCGATGCGCGGCATTGCCGAGGTCCAGAT
It includes:
- a CDS encoding M24 family metallopeptidase, with protein sequence MNPAQKKAVEIACRVMDSLRIKAGQTEKELANWIKHELATFNAVPSFAIIVGAGQRSIDPHARPGNHRLRKGEQVVIDLGARYKGQCSDLTRTFFVGQPTKKFLALYDLVKTAQAKAIRTVKDGVLCREVDITAREHIKRYCFKTCHISEKKCPGDCFIHTTGHGVGVKIHQHPRISMKSRKKLKAGMVITIEPGIYIKGWGGIRIEDMVLVTKKGCKLLT
- the aroQ gene encoding type II 3-dehydroquinate dehydratase; translation: MATKILVIHGPNLALLGEREVSIYGKFTLDEINAKLTALAKTAGVELEIVQLDSEGEIVEKIGQARKTCQALVINPAGYTHYSVAIRDAIAAVEIPTVEVHLSNIYAREEFRHKSVIAPVAAGQISGFGINSYLLGLQAAIGLIKK
- the ispD gene encoding 2-C-methyl-D-erythritol 4-phosphate cytidylyltransferase, which gives rise to MKNIALITAGGSGQRMGRPKPRHLRRRGKQFLKLNGRPMLAWTLAACQKCPDIDGIILVVSPDQIKLAKRLDQKKVIAIVAGGRERPDSVRHGLDWLPDSAEIVAIHDGARPAITPALLTASIKGARKHGAVVVGVPVKDTIKRVTRYELRVTKTVDRSDLWQAQTPQAFQVKIIKKAYAKPAGRATDDAMLVEKSGIKVKMVMGSYENLKVTTPEDLKIMSAILAGRSK
- a CDS encoding divergent PAP2 family protein, which gives rise to MHYLIDIIRALLNNFTFVAVVISWFLAQSIKVVLYWISEKKFNLWHFFEAGGMPSAHSASVTALTLGIALTQGWNSPLFTISLVFALIVMYDATGVRRAAGKQAEMLNKIVDDIYANGKVRLEKLKEILGHDPIEVVAGATLALVITLLTYYVYFDR
- a CDS encoding PBP1A family penicillin-binding protein produces the protein MRKKRLKLDKLFLVLALVVVAAVAGLALQILTQLPDIDQLSSYVPSESTILFSSDSKVLARFHQEENRQVVPLSKISPYFQQAVIATEDPNFYSHHGLDFYGILRATIKNLAYGRIIEGGSTITQQLARNLFLNKRKTYARKLAEALIALQIERRYTKEEILEMYLNQVYLGHNAYGIESAANLYFGRTAADLDLAESAMIAGLIRGPELYSPYRNFKGSKLRQIVVINKMLEHGFVNERDGKLAAIEVLEFSPKNLKALGETAPYFISYVLQQLTEKYGEELVYHGGLKVYTTLDTKMQAAAEAVVTKFVSGEGKSYNISQAALVSLDPRTGYIQAMVGGVSYFDSKFNRAVQAKRQPGSSFKPFIYTAAIEQGIMPGEVIMDVPTTFRVWPNRWNPFGTWAPKNFDGKFNGAVTMRYALERSLNIPSIKLLERVGIQSAIDVAHKMGIASRLEPALSLALGASEVSLLEMTSAFGVLANLGLRVEPASIIKIESRDGVQLYANKIIERRVLDENVVAIMIDLMRGVLSRGTGFRGQIDRPAAAKTGTSQDFKDAWFVGFVPQLVTGVWVGNDNNAPMRGIAEVQICPRIWKAYNQIVLAGVPVVSFPPPEGLTAADYLLVVPKKEEVVSEESITVEETEPGTEPEETVE